Part of the Candidatus Cloacimonadota bacterium genome, CAGAAGCGCGCCAGTTAACAGATATAATGGATCAGTGGAATGAGTATCATTCTGGGGCCGAATCATACAAAGGTGAATATGAGCTTGAGCGCAATGACTCCATGATCTGTTATGAAGGAGATGCCAAAGAACGCTTTTTGGAACAGCTTTATCCGCTTAATATTGCCGATTCCGAGATGGAGTTTATTACCGAATTGGTAGATAGTTGTGATGTATATGGCTTTTTACCTCCAAAGTACTCCATCACAAAATTAGCTATGCGCAACAACATAAGCCCCAAGCGTGCGGATGAACTGCATCAGATGATCTTGAATCTTACTCCCAAAGGTATAACGTCGCGAAACATCTCGGAATGCTTGATGGCGCAATTGAATGAGCAGCAACGGGAGAATCCGATAATTGTGGGGATGGTAACTGATCAGTTTGAAAACCTCATTCACCGCCGCCTGCAAAAAATAGCATCCAGTTTTAATGTCTCGGAAGATACCATCTTGGCTTATAGAGATCAAATCTCAAGGCTGGATCCTAAACCGGGGTTACGTATACTTCGCAGTAATGCAGCATACGTATATCCCGATGTAACCCTTAAGATGGTAGATGGTGAATATGTAGTCATTATCAACGATCACATCACTCCAAACATTGTTATTAGCCCTCGTTACAGAAAAATGATAAACAGGGGTTATTTCGATAAAGAAACCACTTCTTTTGTGCGAGAGCGCATCAACAGCGCCAAGTTTCTTATTAAGTCTATCTATATGCGTATGCGCACATTGGAACAAGTATCACTTTCTATCATCAAGCATCAAAAAGAGTTTTTTTACGATAGCAGCGGAGTGATGCAGCCACTTACTTATAGCGTTATTGCTCAGGATATCGGTAAAAGCGAATCTACCATCAGCCGCGTAGTGAAGCATAAATATGCCGAAACTCCTTATGGAATATTTGCATTTAAAGATTTCTTCACTTCTACAGCGGGGAGAGATGACAATTATGAAAGCATATCTCGCCACAAAGTGAAGAACTGTATTATTCGCTTAATCGAATCTGAAAACAAGAAAAAGCCTCTTTCAGATCAGGAATTGGTAGAGATACTTAAACGCGAGGGGTTGAACATTTCCCGCCGCATTATTGCCAAATACCGCGATGAAATGGGCATCTTAAATAGCAGATTAAGAAGAAAATAGAGGTAGATTTGGAACAGTATCAAGTAATAATTATAGGTGGAGGACCCGGTGGTTATGAAACTGCTATCCGTCTTTCCCAATATAAGATCGATTGCTTGCTCATCGAAAAGGAGCGTTTGGGCGGAATATGCTTAAACTGGGGCTGCATACCTACCAAAGCCCTGGTTAAAAGTGCCGAGTTAGCTCGCGAGATTGCCGAATCTGAAACTTATGGATTGCCGCTTATAAAGCTAAACGTGGATTATTCCAAGATCTTTGAGCGCAAAAACAAGATAGTAGAGCAGCTTGTCAGCGGGATTGAGTTTTTATATCGAAAACGTAAGATTCCGGTAGTTCACAGTGCAGCAACTGAGATCATTAAAACTACAGATGGCTATCAAGTTCAAACAGCAGATGGCACGAATCTTGCCGCAAAATACGTAATAATTGCAACTGGAAGTGTGCCTAAAAGTCTGCCCGGCATCAAAATAGATGAGATAGATGTTCTTAGCTCAACCGGCATCTTAAGCCTTGAGTCGTTACCCAAAAGCCTGGTAGTTGTTGGTGGAGGAGTTATTGGCTGCGAATTTGCTTCCATATTTGCTGCATTTGGGGTTAAGGTGAGCATCGTGGAGTTTCTCCCGCGGTTGATTGCAACTGAGGATGAAGAAATATCTAAACGTTTGGCTCTTGCTCTTAAAAAAAGCGGGATCAAGGTGCTAACCAATACTGGTGTTGAAAGTATAGAAAAACAAGACGGTGAGATGCTACTAAGGCTAAACAATGAGAACGAGCTAAGGGCAGATAAAGTATTACTTGCAGTGGGGCGAATACCTTTATTCCAAATAAAAACAACCGGATTCGAGCTTAATACAGAAAAAGG contains:
- the lpdA gene encoding dihydrolipoyl dehydrogenase, giving the protein MEQYQVIIIGGGPGGYETAIRLSQYKIDCLLIEKERLGGICLNWGCIPTKALVKSAELAREIAESETYGLPLIKLNVDYSKIFERKNKIVEQLVSGIEFLYRKRKIPVVHSAATEIIKTTDGYQVQTADGTNLAAKYVIIATGSVPKSLPGIKIDEIDVLSSTGILSLESLPKSLVVVGGGVIGCEFASIFAAFGVKVSIVEFLPRLIATEDEEISKRLALALKKSGIKVLTNTGVESIEKQDGEMLLRLNNENELRADKVLLAVGRIPLFQIKTTGFELNTEKGAIVIDNLMRSSEGGIYAIGDVTAKLQLAHTASKQGLLAAEHIAHLLLNKPAPTHILNYLNIPRCTFTNPEIASVGYTEAEANNRFEEIIVGKFPFSASGKAMAMSATQGFVKTIARKDTGEIVGMHILGPQAAELIAQGTIMIQNRITAESIEDIIFAHPTLSEAIMESVEDLRELSIHKI
- the rpoN gene encoding RNA polymerase factor sigma-54, coding for MSTMNQHISLKQKQELALKPKMLQSLKMLALPILELESYIKQELENNPLLELREEKDEEDLVDSNYEEDPPESNNSIEDVETSDEVAETVAEARQLTDIMDQWNEYHSGAESYKGEYELERNDSMICYEGDAKERFLEQLYPLNIADSEMEFITELVDSCDVYGFLPPKYSITKLAMRNNISPKRADELHQMILNLTPKGITSRNISECLMAQLNEQQRENPIIVGMVTDQFENLIHRRLQKIASSFNVSEDTILAYRDQISRLDPKPGLRILRSNAAYVYPDVTLKMVDGEYVVIINDHITPNIVISPRYRKMINRGYFDKETTSFVRERINSAKFLIKSIYMRMRTLEQVSLSIIKHQKEFFYDSSGVMQPLTYSVIAQDIGKSESTISRVVKHKYAETPYGIFAFKDFFTSTAGRDDNYESISRHKVKNCIIRLIESENKKKPLSDQELVEILKREGLNISRRIIAKYRDEMGILNSRLRRK